In Brachypodium distachyon strain Bd21 chromosome 2, Brachypodium_distachyon_v3.0, whole genome shotgun sequence, one genomic interval encodes:
- the LOC100838172 gene encoding protein SENESCENCE-ASSOCIATED GENE 21, mitochondrial, with product MERVASRCASLLAQRGYSVSAALAKGAGRSAEERTAVAVKRTMAAKKDVATAAAAEEKTAWVPDPVTGCYRPSSGAKEVDAAELRSKLC from the exons ATGGAGCGAGTTGCATCACGCTGCGCCAGCCTGCTGGCACAAAG GGGATACTCTGTTTCTGCGGCCCTGGCGAAGGGAGCCGGGAGGAGCGCCGAGGAGAGGACCGCCGTCGCGGTGAAACGCACAATGGCGGCCAAGAAGGAcgtggccacggcggcggctgcggaggAGAAGACGGCGTGGGTGCCGGACCCGGTGACAGGGTGCTACCGGCCGTCGAGTGGCGCCAAGGAGGTGGACGCGGCTGAGCTGCGCTCCAAGTTGTGCTGA